A portion of the Flavobacterium magnum genome contains these proteins:
- a CDS encoding T9SS type A sorting domain-containing protein gives MKYFYLLLFSGLLVSAQDNSNNQQWGNKPYNSLSFTGPQGNLSGNLDNNQVFAIAEQPDGKILIGGGFYNFNELESPKVVRVNPDGTVDPTFLSTITKEYFTRVTNILVLADGRIVITGQFDGGIASYRILDSYGHVLDPGNLISGNLCNAALLQADGKILLSGEHNQNGYITKGITRLNNDGTLDTTFPTVGQNVGSVQAYQIRGFAQQSDGKVIVVGEFSGYRGAIVKNMFRMNTDGTLDTTFNNQSNINDEIHCVKVLPDDSILIGGDFYEFGGVTRNHFAKLHPDGTLDTGFPVDNTIYPVNSIDVQPDGKILLATDYSPNNTGFSTRLNPDGSVDTSFFKNSLVDGDANIVHVLSNGRIIFGGDFKTFQGAPRKYLVAVSENGILDAAFNPCTGANDEIRKMVKLPDGKILIAGKFEEFNGTTHFGVARILADGSVDPSFDCGTAFLNGTVNDLAISGDGKIIVGGIFSNVLNSGLNGVVRLHPDGTLDTSFQAPLASGQYATHIAIQADGKVLLSGEIYLGLSAYYRLNPDGSHDAAFDPNLSPYNTYSITVQPDQKIIYTGSFSYGTGESKHGVARVNPDGSIDTGFNVTSGANGNVYAASLYPNGKILFGGTSTNYNNTTVGCVFRVNANGSLDNTFVNQTAYAPVHSITQQSDGKIIITGAFSAVNGHPSKKVARLHANGSVDTQFLTTSANGFYAASSLLDDDGELIVAGDFTEYNGVHRGRINRVNMSTLETGAEVPGLDEKISVYPNPANATVTVSSSSAIEAISLYDIKGVLLKQFEAYGFEATIDISAYEASVYVLKIKSGHGLSSRKIVKL, from the coding sequence ATGAAATATTTCTATCTTTTGCTGTTTTCAGGATTGCTGGTTTCAGCACAGGACAACAGCAACAACCAGCAATGGGGTAACAAGCCGTATAACAGCCTGAGCTTTACCGGGCCGCAGGGCAATTTGTCGGGAAACCTCGACAACAATCAGGTGTTTGCCATCGCCGAGCAGCCGGACGGAAAAATATTGATTGGGGGCGGTTTTTACAATTTCAACGAACTTGAAAGCCCGAAAGTGGTGCGTGTGAATCCGGACGGCACCGTAGATCCGACTTTCCTCTCCACCATTACCAAAGAATATTTTACGCGGGTCACCAATATTTTGGTGCTGGCCGACGGAAGAATTGTCATTACGGGCCAGTTCGACGGGGGTATCGCCAGTTATCGCATCCTGGATAGCTACGGTCATGTCCTCGATCCCGGAAACCTCATCTCCGGTAATCTCTGCAATGCGGCACTGCTGCAGGCCGATGGGAAAATCCTGCTTTCCGGTGAGCACAATCAAAATGGATACATCACCAAGGGCATCACCAGGCTCAATAATGACGGGACGCTTGACACCACGTTCCCGACAGTGGGCCAGAACGTAGGCTCGGTGCAGGCTTATCAGATCAGGGGTTTTGCACAGCAGTCTGATGGGAAGGTGATTGTAGTCGGGGAATTTTCAGGATACCGCGGGGCCATCGTAAAAAACATGTTCCGGATGAATACAGACGGCACCCTCGACACCACTTTCAACAACCAAAGCAACATTAACGACGAGATTCATTGTGTGAAAGTATTGCCCGACGACAGCATCCTTATCGGGGGCGACTTTTACGAATTCGGCGGAGTCACGCGCAATCATTTCGCAAAATTACATCCCGATGGCACGCTCGACACCGGCTTTCCCGTAGACAATACCATTTATCCGGTCAACAGCATCGATGTCCAGCCTGACGGCAAGATCCTCCTCGCCACCGATTATTCCCCTAACAACACCGGTTTTTCAACCAGGCTCAATCCGGATGGCAGCGTCGATACGTCTTTTTTCAAAAATTCGCTTGTCGACGGGGATGCTAACATTGTACACGTGCTCAGCAATGGCAGGATTATCTTCGGCGGGGATTTTAAAACCTTCCAGGGCGCGCCAAGGAAATATCTGGTTGCCGTTTCAGAAAATGGCATTCTTGACGCGGCATTCAATCCTTGTACCGGCGCCAATGACGAAATCAGGAAAATGGTCAAACTGCCCGATGGGAAAATACTGATTGCCGGGAAATTCGAAGAATTCAACGGCACCACGCATTTCGGCGTCGCGAGGATTCTGGCCGATGGCTCAGTCGACCCCAGCTTCGATTGCGGCACGGCATTCCTTAATGGCACTGTAAATGACCTCGCCATTTCTGGTGATGGTAAAATCATCGTAGGTGGAATTTTCTCGAATGTACTCAACTCAGGTCTTAACGGGGTTGTCCGGCTTCACCCTGATGGCACACTCGACACCAGCTTTCAGGCACCACTTGCCAGCGGCCAGTATGCGACCCATATAGCAATACAGGCTGACGGAAAGGTTTTGCTGTCCGGAGAAATATACCTCGGCCTGAGTGCCTACTACCGGTTAAATCCTGATGGCAGCCATGATGCCGCTTTCGATCCGAATCTGAGTCCTTATAATACGTATTCAATTACCGTGCAACCGGACCAGAAGATTATTTATACGGGAAGCTTCAGCTATGGAACCGGAGAAAGCAAACATGGCGTTGCGCGTGTCAATCCCGATGGGTCGATTGATACCGGGTTCAACGTTACCAGCGGGGCAAACGGGAATGTATACGCCGCCAGCTTGTATCCAAATGGCAAAATACTCTTCGGCGGAACTTCAACAAACTATAACAATACCACCGTGGGATGCGTATTTCGGGTCAATGCAAACGGATCGCTTGACAACACGTTTGTGAACCAGACGGCCTATGCACCGGTCCATTCGATCACGCAACAATCGGATGGTAAAATTATCATTACCGGAGCGTTTTCTGCTGTAAACGGACATCCGTCAAAAAAGGTAGCCCGGCTGCATGCCAACGGAAGTGTCGACACCCAGTTTCTAACCACAAGCGCCAATGGTTTTTATGCCGCCTCTTCATTGCTGGATGACGACGGGGAACTGATCGTAGCCGGAGATTTTACGGAATACAACGGCGTACATCGCGGTCGCATCAACAGGGTAAACATGAGTACACTGGAAACCGGAGCCGAAGTCCCTGGGTTGGATGAAAAGATTTCAGTTTATCCGAATCCGGCCAATGCGACGGTAACAGTAAGTTCTTCGTCGGCCATCGAAGCGATTTCACTGTATGACATAAAGGGTGTCCTGCTGAAGCAATTTGAGGCATACGGTTTCGAGGCCACAATCGACATCAGTGCCTATGAAGCGTCGGTGTATGTCCTGAAAATAAAATCGGGTCACGGACTCAGTTCGCGCAAAATTGTCAAGTTATAG
- a CDS encoding acyl-CoA dehydrogenase family protein → MKPDLFQSPDYYLLDELLTDEHKLVRDAAREWVKREVSPIIEDYAQKAEFPSQIIKGLADIGAFGPYIPEEYGGAGLDQISYGLIMQEIERGDSGVRSTASVQSSLVMYPIWKYGNEEQRKKYLPKLASGEFMGCFGLTEPDHGSNPGGMITNFKDMGDHYLLNGAKMWISNAPFADIAVVWAKDETGRIHGLIVERGMEGFSTPETHNKWSLRASATGELIFDNVKVPKENLLPNKSGLGAPLGCLDSARYGIAWGAIGAAMDCYDTALRYAKERIQFDKPIAGTQLQQKKLAEMITEITKAQLLTWRLGVLRNEGRATSAQISMAKRNNVNMAIEIAREARQILGGMGITGEYSIMRHMMNLESVITYEGTHDIHLLITGMDITGIAAFK, encoded by the coding sequence ATGAAACCAGATTTATTCCAATCACCGGATTACTATTTGTTAGACGAATTACTGACTGACGAACATAAATTGGTGCGCGATGCAGCCCGCGAGTGGGTAAAACGTGAAGTTTCCCCAATCATCGAGGACTACGCGCAAAAAGCCGAATTTCCGAGCCAAATCATCAAAGGCCTTGCCGATATCGGCGCATTCGGACCTTACATCCCTGAGGAATATGGGGGCGCAGGACTGGACCAGATTTCCTACGGACTGATCATGCAGGAGATTGAAAGGGGCGATTCAGGGGTGCGTTCCACCGCTTCCGTGCAATCGTCACTCGTAATGTACCCGATCTGGAAATACGGAAATGAAGAACAACGCAAAAAATATTTACCAAAATTAGCTTCCGGGGAATTCATGGGCTGTTTCGGGCTTACGGAACCCGATCACGGCTCAAATCCCGGCGGCATGATCACCAATTTTAAGGATATGGGGGACCATTATCTCTTGAATGGCGCCAAAATGTGGATTTCGAATGCTCCGTTTGCAGACATCGCGGTAGTTTGGGCCAAAGACGAAACCGGACGCATCCACGGATTAATCGTAGAACGCGGCATGGAAGGTTTCTCAACTCCTGAGACCCATAACAAATGGTCGCTTCGTGCGTCGGCGACGGGCGAACTGATTTTCGACAATGTCAAAGTCCCTAAAGAAAATTTACTGCCGAATAAATCCGGATTGGGTGCGCCGCTGGGCTGTCTTGACTCCGCGCGTTACGGCATCGCATGGGGCGCTATCGGTGCAGCAATGGATTGCTATGATACGGCCCTGCGTTACGCAAAAGAGCGTATTCAATTCGACAAGCCGATTGCAGGAACCCAATTGCAGCAGAAAAAACTGGCTGAGATGATTACTGAAATTACCAAGGCACAATTACTGACATGGAGGCTCGGCGTCCTGAGAAATGAAGGCCGCGCAACATCGGCACAGATCTCGATGGCGAAAAGAAACAATGTAAACATGGCGATTGAAATTGCCCGTGAAGCAAGGCAAATCCTGGGCGGAATGGGAATCACCGGAGAATATTCCATCATGCGCCACATGATGAATTTAGAATCGGTAATCACCTATGAAGGGACACACGACATCCACCTGCTGATTACCGGTATGGATATCACCGGAATCGCAGCGTTTAAATAA
- a CDS encoding NAD(P)-binding protein: protein MGGGVTGLSAARQFRKNGIDDFLLLELEHHLGGNASNGENKYSKFPLGAHYLPLPNFNDKKLLQFLEEENIITGYDTAGLPVFDETQLTFSPQERLFYNNSWQEGLVPKNLNQAEHNDFDTFFKKMDGYMSAKGTDAKFLFDIPIQMSSSDAVIRDFDKISMKEWLLQNRLVSETLHSYIDYCCRDDFGLGIDYVSAWAGIHYFAGRKHDSTSDKKENVLTWPEGNARLANHLKKYVQGKNLPGHLVYDVKIAGDAVAVKAFDNVGKKSILVVAEKVLMASPQFVNQYLFEGRKPLASKFHYAPWLLATLTVRDLVDNQSHPLSWDNVIHGSKGLGYVYDQHQSLAQTEVRKVITYYYCFSGPDLRKLRKEVYSGTNEKWKKLVFDDLKIAHPDIEDQTEHIDIHLLGHGMISPIPGFIFGDAKAQAAKPIGNRVFFAHSDLSGISIFEEAFHQGINVVNQMTHAATLDS, encoded by the coding sequence GTGGGTGGAGGGGTCACGGGACTCAGCGCAGCAAGACAGTTCAGAAAAAACGGAATTGACGACTTCCTGCTGCTGGAACTTGAGCATCATTTGGGCGGAAATGCTTCAAATGGGGAAAACAAATACTCAAAATTTCCATTGGGTGCACATTATCTCCCATTGCCCAACTTCAACGACAAAAAACTACTGCAGTTTCTCGAGGAAGAAAACATAATTACAGGCTATGATACTGCAGGTTTACCGGTTTTCGATGAGACCCAGTTGACGTTCTCCCCACAGGAAAGACTGTTTTACAACAACTCCTGGCAGGAAGGTCTTGTACCCAAAAACCTAAATCAGGCAGAGCATAATGATTTCGATACTTTCTTTAAAAAAATGGACGGGTATATGTCGGCAAAAGGAACCGATGCTAAATTTCTGTTTGATATCCCGATTCAAATGTCTTCTTCAGACGCGGTCATCCGTGATTTCGACAAGATTTCGATGAAAGAATGGTTACTGCAAAACCGATTGGTTTCAGAAACCCTTCACAGCTACATCGATTATTGCTGTCGCGATGATTTCGGATTGGGAATTGACTATGTTTCCGCCTGGGCAGGTATTCATTATTTTGCCGGGCGGAAGCACGATTCCACTTCGGATAAGAAAGAAAATGTACTGACCTGGCCTGAAGGGAATGCGCGTCTCGCAAATCATTTGAAAAAGTATGTTCAGGGAAAGAATCTTCCGGGTCATTTGGTTTATGATGTAAAGATTGCCGGCGATGCGGTAGCGGTAAAAGCATTCGACAATGTTGGAAAGAAGTCGATTTTGGTTGTAGCGGAAAAAGTCCTGATGGCTTCACCGCAATTTGTCAACCAATATTTGTTTGAGGGAAGGAAACCACTGGCATCGAAATTTCATTATGCCCCATGGCTGTTGGCGACACTTACGGTTCGCGACCTTGTCGACAACCAAAGTCATCCCCTGAGTTGGGATAATGTCATTCATGGTTCGAAAGGATTGGGTTATGTGTACGACCAGCACCAGTCACTGGCACAAACCGAAGTTAGAAAGGTTATTACCTATTATTATTGCTTTTCCGGCCCTGATTTAAGAAAACTGCGGAAAGAAGTCTATTCCGGAACAAACGAAAAATGGAAAAAACTTGTGTTTGATGATCTAAAGATAGCCCATCCGGATATCGAAGATCAAACCGAGCATATTGATATTCACCTGCTTGGGCATGGCATGATCAGTCCAATCCCGGGTTTTATTTTTGGTGATGCCAAAGCGCAGGCCGCCAAGCCGATTGGCAACAGGGTCTTTTTTGCCCACAGCGATTTGTCCGGGATTTCTATTTTCGAAGAGGCTTTCCATCAGGGAATTAACGTCGTAAATCAAATGACGCATGCAGCAACCCTGGATTCATAA
- a CDS encoding polyamine aminopropyltransferase, which translates to MASKFLKFEYLLLFAVFTIATCGLVYELVAGTLASYLLGDSVRHFSFIIGVYLFSMGIGSYFSKFFRRNMLDTFVEIEILVGLVGGLSSVILFILFESVSYFQPILYFLVFLTGCLVGLEIPLLMNILKDRVRFRDLVSNVFTFDYIGALLASLLFPLILVPKLGIMRTSLLFGMINIGIAIVLCFMLKNELRKAGILKMKAIGSFLLLLVVFVFADSILAYSEGRLYGENVIYTHSTPYQRIVLTHNKNDYRLYLNNNLQFSSADEYRYHEALVHPAMSIAKKAEHVLVLGGGDGLAVREILKYNEVKNITLVDLDEGMTNLFKTNVILTGFNKNSLNQPRVTVLNKDAYVWAKESKALFDVVIIDFPDPSNYSLGKLYSLNFYATIKHLLSPDAVVVVQTTSPYFAPKSFWCINKTMHQIFPKVGSYHAYVPSFGEWGYTIAGNSTAADFGAVHRKVPGLRFYDYDFNRFNYFSKDMISRNIEVNRLDNQILVRYFDEEWGKL; encoded by the coding sequence ATGGCTAGTAAATTCCTGAAATTCGAATACCTATTACTTTTCGCAGTTTTCACCATCGCGACCTGCGGACTGGTTTATGAACTTGTGGCAGGAACGCTCGCCAGTTATTTGCTGGGCGATTCGGTAAGGCATTTTTCATTTATCATCGGGGTGTATCTTTTCTCGATGGGTATAGGCTCCTATTTTTCAAAATTCTTCCGCAGGAACATGCTCGATACATTTGTCGAAATTGAGATCCTTGTCGGATTGGTTGGCGGACTGAGTTCGGTAATACTTTTTATATTGTTTGAAAGCGTCAGTTACTTCCAGCCGATTTTGTATTTCCTGGTCTTCCTGACCGGTTGTCTCGTAGGTCTGGAAATCCCGCTCCTGATGAACATCCTGAAGGATCGTGTGCGGTTTCGCGATCTGGTTTCGAACGTTTTTACATTTGATTACATAGGGGCTTTGCTTGCTTCGTTGCTGTTTCCCCTGATTTTGGTACCGAAGCTGGGCATTATGCGTACCTCCCTTTTATTTGGGATGATTAACATCGGCATCGCTATCGTCCTGTGTTTTATGCTCAAGAATGAACTGCGGAAGGCCGGAATTTTAAAGATGAAAGCAATCGGTTCTTTCCTTTTATTGCTGGTAGTTTTTGTTTTTGCGGATAGCATACTGGCCTATTCAGAAGGGCGCTTGTATGGAGAGAATGTCATTTACACCCATTCAACTCCTTATCAGAGGATTGTACTCACGCACAATAAGAACGATTACCGTCTTTACCTGAATAACAATTTGCAATTCAGTTCTGCAGATGAATACCGCTATCACGAGGCCCTGGTGCATCCGGCAATGTCAATCGCCAAAAAGGCGGAGCACGTTCTTGTATTGGGTGGGGGAGACGGACTTGCTGTCAGGGAGATTCTTAAGTATAACGAGGTAAAAAATATTACGCTCGTCGACCTTGATGAGGGCATGACCAATCTTTTTAAGACGAATGTAATCCTGACCGGTTTTAACAAAAATTCCCTGAATCAACCCAGGGTAACAGTACTCAACAAAGACGCTTATGTGTGGGCCAAGGAAAGTAAGGCGCTTTTCGATGTCGTGATTATCGATTTTCCCGATCCTTCCAATTACAGCCTCGGCAAACTGTATTCACTGAATTTTTATGCGACCATAAAGCACTTGCTTTCGCCTGATGCTGTTGTCGTGGTGCAGACTACTTCGCCCTATTTTGCGCCGAAATCATTTTGGTGCATCAATAAAACAATGCATCAGATTTTTCCAAAGGTTGGTTCCTATCATGCTTATGTGCCCTCGTTTGGGGAATGGGGCTACACGATAGCCGGTAATAGTACAGCTGCCGATTTTGGAGCGGTACACCGAAAAGTCCCCGGCCTTCGGTTTTACGACTACGATTTCAACAGGTTCAATTATTTTTCAAAGGACATGATTTCCCGGAATATAGAAGTCAATAGGCTTGATAACCAGATTTTAGTACGTTATTTTGATGAAGAATGGGGAAAATTATAG
- a CDS encoding DUF350 domain-containing protein — translation MENLIKPLLNSVVFSVIGIIILFITYAIIEKITPENTWKEIVEKNNTAIAIVFAAFIIGISMIISAAIHG, via the coding sequence ATGGAAAACCTAATTAAACCACTGTTGAATTCCGTCGTATTTTCAGTAATAGGCATCATTATCCTGTTCATTACGTATGCCATCATCGAAAAAATCACGCCTGAAAATACGTGGAAAGAAATCGTCGAGAAGAACAATACTGCAATCGCAATAGTTTTTGCGGCATTTATCATCGGTATTTCAATGATCATCAGCGCTGCCATTCATGGCTAG
- a CDS encoding DUF4178 domain-containing protein, giving the protein MVENCKKCGVTTAVNLSFDVKSFACPDCGSHYALANGEWVLRKMFKTKPAENTLKVGATGVIKGVSYIVSGVIVKCAYRSFFWNEYILIDENGNFRYLSEADGHWIFLEEIPDDFNVGRQPKIIKYNDEVYDLFDDAKVDIAGAAGFFDFEISDNDIMMHEFINPPYIISVEKMNGKTTAYFGEHISPNEIKKAFKLSYIRSRVGVGLVQPQIVNTRLMAMIFCVSVLLMFLTHFFIYSGQSEQDVINATLVPDGKDYTSTSFELKGGSAPLSVYVNADVDNSWASIQVALVDEKTNDEIYASKDVEYYHGYTDGENWTEGSTDERFNICGVPAGKYHLVLTPQIAPDNFSTKFVTVRAVWNDPSTRNVWLPAIIMAVIVLAFYYYNKNFETRRWADSANSPYIE; this is encoded by the coding sequence ATGGTTGAGAACTGTAAAAAATGCGGTGTTACCACAGCAGTTAATTTGTCATTTGATGTAAAAAGTTTTGCCTGTCCTGATTGTGGCAGCCATTATGCGCTTGCAAACGGCGAATGGGTTCTCAGGAAAATGTTCAAGACAAAGCCGGCAGAAAACACCCTTAAAGTTGGTGCTACAGGGGTCATCAAAGGTGTTTCATACATTGTTTCCGGTGTCATTGTGAAATGTGCCTACCGCAGTTTTTTCTGGAATGAATACATCCTTATCGATGAAAATGGCAATTTCAGGTACTTATCCGAGGCCGACGGGCATTGGATTTTCCTTGAAGAAATCCCTGACGATTTTAATGTCGGCAGGCAGCCCAAAATCATTAAGTATAACGACGAGGTTTACGATCTTTTTGATGATGCCAAAGTCGATATTGCGGGCGCCGCCGGTTTTTTTGATTTTGAAATAAGTGATAACGATATCATGATGCATGAATTCATCAATCCGCCTTACATTATATCGGTGGAAAAAATGAATGGTAAAACCACAGCATATTTCGGAGAGCACATTAGTCCGAACGAAATAAAAAAAGCATTCAAACTGTCGTATATCCGAAGCAGGGTTGGAGTAGGTTTGGTACAGCCACAAATTGTCAATACGAGGCTGATGGCGATGATTTTCTGTGTATCCGTATTGCTGATGTTCCTGACGCATTTTTTTATTTACAGCGGGCAATCAGAGCAGGATGTGATTAATGCGACACTGGTTCCCGATGGAAAAGACTATACGAGCACTTCCTTTGAATTAAAGGGAGGCTCGGCGCCTTTGAGTGTTTATGTCAATGCGGATGTAGACAATTCATGGGCCAGTATCCAGGTTGCTTTGGTCGATGAAAAAACCAATGATGAAATCTATGCGAGTAAAGATGTAGAGTATTATCACGGCTACACCGATGGGGAAAACTGGACGGAAGGAAGTACTGACGAGCGGTTTAACATTTGTGGTGTTCCGGCAGGCAAATACCATCTTGTGCTTACGCCCCAGATTGCCCCGGATAATTTTTCAACGAAATTTGTAACGGTCAGGGCGGTATGGAATGATCCGTCTACACGGAATGTCTGGCTGCCCGCCATCATAATGGCGGTAATTGTATTGGCGTTTTATTACTACAATAAGAATTTTGAAACCAGAAGATGGGCAGACAGTGCTAACTCACCTTATATAGAATAA
- a CDS encoding S-adenosylmethionine decarboxylase family protein, protein MDTSQYSPGLHQLLTLRVSVSEKLTESHKFIEFTQQLLTRFDLEQVGLAVHDFENRSFTLAFCLKESHICIHTWPEFMQLTLDVYLCNYMQDNSEKVKAISEAFIGYFEADIITNFQINR, encoded by the coding sequence ATGGACACTTCCCAATATTCCCCAGGACTTCATCAATTGCTTACGCTTCGTGTTTCGGTTTCAGAGAAACTTACTGAAAGTCACAAATTTATTGAATTTACGCAACAGTTGCTTACCCGATTTGACCTGGAACAGGTTGGCCTCGCAGTGCATGATTTTGAGAATAGGAGCTTCACGCTTGCCTTTTGCTTAAAGGAATCACACATTTGTATCCATACCTGGCCTGAATTCATGCAGTTGACGCTGGACGTCTACCTGTGTAATTATATGCAGGACAATTCAGAAAAAGTGAAGGCAATTTCTGAAGCCTTCATTGGATATTTTGAGGCTGATATCATTACCAATTTTCAAATAAACAGATAA
- a CDS encoding SGNH/GDSL hydrolase family protein: MKVIHALAKIAVCLLAFSCSSNDDRRGTVSNPDPVGPANPEARHVKYLALGDSYTIGQSVCETCRFPEQLKTALAGEMAADYTLKIIAQTGWTTTNLKNAIAAQNPSPDYDLVTLLIGVNNQYQGLPFETYEVEFPQLVNTAIRLAQGDRQRVIIVSIPDYAYTPYGQSASDPGQISSEIDRYNRFAESYAAANGIAFADITDITREGIANPALVAPDGLHPSQLAYAKFVARLLPKAKEILR, encoded by the coding sequence ATGAAAGTAATACACGCATTAGCCAAAATTGCCGTTTGTTTACTGGCCTTTTCCTGCAGCAGTAACGATGACCGCCGTGGCACCGTCTCGAATCCCGATCCGGTCGGCCCGGCAAATCCCGAAGCACGCCACGTCAAGTACCTCGCCCTGGGTGACAGCTACACGATCGGGCAAAGTGTCTGCGAAACCTGTCGTTTCCCGGAGCAACTGAAAACGGCGCTTGCCGGTGAAATGGCTGCGGACTACACGCTGAAAATCATCGCACAAACCGGATGGACGACCACGAATCTCAAGAATGCCATCGCCGCGCAAAACCCGTCACCTGATTATGATCTGGTCACGTTGCTCATCGGGGTGAACAACCAATACCAGGGCCTCCCTTTTGAAACGTACGAAGTGGAGTTTCCGCAACTGGTCAATACCGCAATCCGGCTCGCACAAGGCGACCGCCAACGCGTGATTATCGTCTCTATTCCCGACTATGCCTACACGCCATACGGACAAAGCGCGTCGGATCCCGGGCAGATTTCCAGCGAAATTGACCGCTACAACCGTTTCGCAGAAAGTTATGCCGCAGCAAACGGCATTGCATTCGCAGACATCACTGACATTACGAGGGAAGGCATTGCCAATCCGGCGCTGGTGGCTCCGGATGGATTGCATCCGTCGCAACTCGCTTATGCTAAATTCGTTGCGCGGCTGCTCCCGAAAGCCAAAGAGATTTTACGGTAA
- a CDS encoding ferredoxin, giving the protein MDITIKITDREGTTHEVQAPTDMAMNLMELCKAYELAPEGTIGVCGGMAMCASCQCYVLNDVDLPEKGGEEEAMLSEAFHVQPNSRLGCQIQITPELDGLAIALAPEY; this is encoded by the coding sequence ATGGATATTACGATAAAAATCACCGACCGCGAGGGCACCACCCATGAAGTGCAGGCCCCCACCGATATGGCCATGAACCTGATGGAATTGTGTAAGGCGTACGAACTCGCGCCTGAAGGAACCATTGGTGTTTGCGGCGGGATGGCCATGTGCGCATCCTGCCAGTGTTATGTACTTAATGATGTGGATTTGCCTGAAAAAGGCGGCGAAGAAGAAGCCATGCTCTCAGAAGCGTTTCATGTACAACCCAACAGCCGGCTGGGTTGCCAGATCCAGATCACGCCGGAACTCGACGGACTGGCTATTGCTCTGGCACCGGAATACTGA
- a CDS encoding NAD(P)/FAD-dependent oxidoreductase → MIKTDILIIGAGPTGLFAVFEAGLLRLRCHIIDALPQPGGQLAELYPKKPIFDIPGFPEVLAGDLVSNLMEQIKQFEPGFTLGQRAETIEKLDDGTFIVTTDKGKKHHANAVAIAGGLGSFEPRKPLIEDIEFYEDKGVKYFVKNPEKFRDKRVVIAGGGDSALDWSIFLSNIASEVTLIHRRNEFRGALDSVEKVQELKNAGKIKLITPAEVTGLHGHERLEALDIEENGAHRKIETDYFIPLFGLSPKLGPIANWGLEIEKNAIKVDNALDYQTNIPGIYAIGDVNTYPGKLKLILCGFHEATLMCQSVYQRMNPGKKYVMKYTTVSGVDGFDGTRKEAEKAVVKSID, encoded by the coding sequence ATGATCAAGACAGACATACTCATCATTGGCGCAGGACCCACGGGTCTTTTTGCCGTATTTGAAGCCGGACTGCTCAGGCTCCGCTGCCACATCATCGACGCTTTGCCGCAACCCGGCGGGCAGTTGGCCGAATTGTACCCCAAGAAGCCCATCTTCGACATTCCGGGCTTCCCGGAAGTGCTGGCCGGCGACCTGGTCAGCAACCTGATGGAACAGATTAAGCAGTTCGAGCCCGGATTTACCTTAGGCCAGCGCGCGGAAACCATCGAAAAGCTCGACGACGGTACCTTTATCGTCACGACAGACAAAGGGAAGAAACACCACGCCAACGCCGTCGCAATTGCAGGCGGACTCGGCAGTTTTGAGCCGCGCAAGCCGCTGATTGAAGACATTGAATTTTATGAGGACAAAGGCGTGAAGTATTTTGTCAAGAATCCTGAAAAGTTCCGGGACAAGCGTGTGGTGATTGCGGGCGGCGGTGACTCGGCGCTGGATTGGAGCATTTTCCTGTCCAATATCGCATCAGAAGTCACGCTGATCCACCGCAGGAATGAATTCCGCGGCGCGCTCGATTCGGTGGAAAAGGTCCAGGAACTCAAAAACGCCGGGAAAATCAAGCTGATTACGCCCGCCGAGGTGACCGGATTGCACGGCCACGAAAGACTTGAAGCACTCGACATTGAAGAGAACGGCGCCCACCGGAAAATTGAAACGGATTATTTTATCCCGCTGTTCGGTTTGTCGCCCAAACTCGGCCCGATTGCGAACTGGGGACTCGAGATTGAAAAAAACGCGATCAAGGTCGACAATGCGCTGGACTACCAAACCAACATACCCGGGATCTATGCCATTGGCGACGTCAACACCTACCCGGGAAAGTTAAAACTGATCCTTTGCGGGTTTCATGAGGCGACATTGATGTGCCAGAGTGTATACCAGCGTATGAACCCCGGCAAAAAATATGTGATGAAGTACACGACCGTTTCCGGTGTGGACGGATTTGACGGTACGAGGAAGGAAGCAGAGAAAGCCGTCGTTAAATCGATTGACTAA